From the Excalfactoria chinensis isolate bCotChi1 chromosome 1, bCotChi1.hap2, whole genome shotgun sequence genome, one window contains:
- the GTPBP1 gene encoding GTP-binding protein 1 isoform X1, translating into MAAAERSRSPTGGSPVPACMFAPEPGSPGGRPRLAAAACSLRSSFEAEDGEALNGEPEIDLTSKLVMVSPTSEQYDSLLRQMSERIDEGCGETIYVIGQGSDGTEYGLSEADMEASYATLKSMAEQIEADVILLREHQEAGGKVQDYLVRKRVGDNDFLEVRVAVVGNVDAGKSTLLGVLTHGELDNGRGFARQKLFRHKHEIESGRTSSVGNDILGFDSEGNVVNKPDSHGGSLEWTKICEKSTKVITFIDLAGHEKYLKTTVFGMTGHLPDFCMLMVGSNAGIVGMTKEHLGLALALNVPVFVVVTKIDMCPANILQETLKLLQRLLKSPGCRKIPVLVQSKDDVIVTASNFSSERMCPIFQISNVTGENLDLLKMFLNLLSPRTSYREEEPAEFQIDDTYSVPGVGTVVSGTTLRGLIKLNDTLLLGPDPLGNFLPIAVKSIHRKRMPVKEVRGGQTASFALKKIKRSSIRKGMVMVSPRLNPQASWEFEAEILVLHHPTTISPRYQAMVHCGSIRQTATILSMDKDCLRTGDKATVHFRFIKTPEYLHIDQRLVFREGRTKAVGTITKLLQTTNNSPMNSKPQQIKMQSTKKGALTKREDGVPPVGMATGGPLVGDEPPSTAAAPPTPTALQPSPALDEEPHIREGNKSKVGGGGRRRGGQRHKVKSQGACVTPASGC; encoded by the exons atggcggcggcggagcggagcCGCTCCCCGACGGGGGGCTCCCCAGTGCCGGCCTGCATGTTCGCCCCGGAGCCCGGCTCTCCGGGCGGCAGGCCTCGCTTGGCGGCAGCCGCCTGCTCCTTGCGCTCTTCTTTCGAGGCGGAGGACGGCGAGGCGCTCAACGGAGAGCCCGAGATCGATCTCACCAGCAAG CTGGTGATGGTGAGCCCGACCTCAGAGCAGTACGACAGTTTGCTGCGGCAGATGTCGGAGAGGATCGATGAGGGATGCGGGGAGACCATCTATGTCATCGGGCAGGGATCAG ATGGAACCGAATACGGTCTGAGCGAGGCAGACATGGAAGCATCCTATGCCACACTGAAGAGCATGGCTGAACAGATCGAGGCTGATGTGATCCTCCTGCGGGAGCACCAAGAGGCAGGGGGCAAGGTGCAGGACTACCTGGTTCGGAAACGTGTGGGTGACAACGACTTCCTGGAGGTCAG GGTAGCAGTGGTTGGCAATGTGGATGCAGGAAAGAGCACCTTGCTGGGTGTCCTGACACACGGTGAGCTCGACAACGGAAGAGGCTTTGCTCGGCAAAAGCTTTTCCGCCATAAGCATGAGATTGAGTCAGGCCGCACCAGCAGCGTGGGCAATGACATCCTGGGCTTCGACAGTGAGGGCAACGTGGTGAACAAGCCCGACAGCCACGGTGGCAGCTTGGAATGGACAAAGATCTGCGAGAAATCCACCAAGGTCATTACTTTCATTGACCTGGCTGGTCACGAAAAATACCTGAAAACCACCGTCTTTGGCATGACCGGCCATTTACCTGACTTCTGCATGCTTATG GTTGGCAGTAACGCTGGGATTGTGGGAATGACCAAGGAGCACTTGGGCCTGGCACTTGCACTCAATGTTCCTGTCTTTGTTGTGGTGACCAAGATAGACATGTGCCCAGCCAATATCCTCCAAG AAACCCTGAAGCTGTTACAGCGACTGCTGAAGTCCCCAGGGTGCAGGAAGATTCCCGTGCTGGTTCAGAGCAAGGATGATGTCATTGTAACAGCCTCCAACTTCAGCTCAGAGAG GATGTGTCCAATTTTCCAGATTTCGAATGTCACTGGGGAGAACCTAGATTTGCTGAAGATGTTTCTTAATCTCTTGTCTCCACGGACCAGTTACAGGGAAGAAGAACCAGCAGAATTTCAGATAGATGATACTTACTCTGTCCCG GGTGTAGGAACGGTTGTGTCTGGGACGACACTGAGAGGCCTAATCAAGCTGAATGACACCTTGCTGCTGGGGCCGGATCCACTTGGCAACTTCCTGCCTATTGCTGTCAAATCCATCCACCGCAAGAGAATGCCTGTCAAAGAAGTGCGGGGAGGCCAGACCGCCTCCTTTGCTTTGAAGAAG atcaAGCGTTCTTCTATCCGGAAAGGAATGGTAATGGTGTCACCCCGCCTGAATCCGCAAGCATCGTGGGAGTTTGAAGCAGAGATTCTGGTGCTCCATCACCCCACCACCATCAGCCCACGATATCAGGCCATGG TGCATTGTGGCAGCATCCGTCAGACAGCCACAATTCTCAGCATGGACAAGGACTGCCTGCGGACAGGGGACAAAGCTACAGTGCACTTTCGCTTCATCAAAACCCCAGAGTATCTGCATATAGACCAGCGCCTGGTCTTCCGTGAAGGCCGTACCAAAGCTGTGGGTACCATCACTAAG TTACTCCAGACCACCAATAACTCCCCAATGAACTCCAAGCCACAGCAGATCAAGATGCAGTCAACAAAGAAGGGAGCTCTTACAAAACGAGAGGATGGTGTTCCTCCAGTTGGGATGGCAACTGGGGGCCCACTGGTGGGGGATGAGCCCCCTTcaacagctgcagcaccacCAACACCGACTGCCCTGCAGCCATCG CCTGCACTGGATGAAGAGCCCCACATCCGTGAGGGCAACAAG TCAAAAGTTGGAGGAGGAGGCCGGCGACGAGGAGGTCAGCGCCATAAAGTGAAGTCTCAAGGAGCCTGTGTGACTCCTGCCAGCGGCTGCTAA
- the SUN2 gene encoding SUN domain-containing protein 2 gives MSRRSQRLVTSRLYPEDEDGTGSLLGGPQLPFKESTARTAARRKASGTKRPSPGPSTQTSYYSESLVSESYLGGSRGLAALDDALDGSTYWGRELSTRRRRDTGDTESSKVNGLLESRTYDTYASSSGYSSEDDYAGQLYSAHSSSGSGLRTAASRVGSFLWQVFTAPARFVGWLLSCIATAWHRVTGRAPQLQRVPLSRRYPRLKKSLWLLLLLLLLAAVTYGAWYLYPYGLSAHSLPIFSWWGAGRLSSSHVPGAQDVTALDQGLRGEQQLLTRFQALEKRFEALEAAVSRWELGVAGGESPPTGDMLGLLEGLLGRRQASMEERLRSNMAGHLQGELDALRTQLQADMDKRLGKMAQASQEMEARLRDLNVEWQRSVQEELQGHWQRAMGELQQEVSALRRELAGLHSEQEAMSKHLEAVLEQIKATRADVEAQMPAWISRFLAQSRQDDGTAGLLLQREDLQAELRALELRILTQMREERGLAARDSIGVALRQGGAGGVTEEQVHLIVDQALKRYSEDRVGMVDYALESAGASVINTRCSETYETKTALLSLFGIPLWYHSQSPRVILQPDVNPGNCWAFRGSQGFAVIRLSSLIRPTAVTLEHVPKALSPQGTIPSAPKDFSVYGLKEEREEEGLLLGHFTYNQDGDPIQTFYFEGDDVGTFQLVELRVLSNWGHPEYTCIYRFRVHGEPAL, from the exons ATGTCGCGCCGCAGCCAGCGCCTGGTCACCTCGCGCCTCTATCCGGAGGATGAGGACGGCACCGGCTCCCTGCTGGGCGGCCCGCAGCTGCCCTTCAAGGAGAGCACCGCCAG GACGGCGGCGAGGAGGAAAGCAAGCGGCACCAAGCGGCCCTCGCCCGGCCCCAGCACCCAGACCTCCTACTACAGCGAGTCCTTGGTGAGCGAGTCCTACCTGGGGGGCAGCCGGGGGCTGGCCGCGCTGGATGATGCCCTGGATGGCAGCACTTACTGGG GCAGGGAGCTCTCCACCAGGAGGAGAAGGGATACAGGAGACACGGAGTCCAGCAAAGTCAACGGGCTGCTGGAGAGCCGAACTTATGATACCTACGCCTCCTCCTCTGGGTACTCCTCAGAAGATGACTATGCAG GTCAGCTCTAttctgcccacagcagctcaGGGTCAGGGCTGAGGACTGCTGCCTCCAGGGTTGGCTCCTTCCTCTGGCAGGTGTTCACTGCACCAG CCCGATTTGTGGGATGGCTCCTGTCCTGTATAGCCACCGCCTGGCACCGTGTCACTGGAAGGGCTCCCCAGCTACAGCGTGTCCCCCTGTCCAG ACGCTACCCACGGCTGAAGAAGTCCCTGtggttgctgctgctcctcctgctccttgctgcagtCACCTATG GAGCGTGGTACCTGTACCCCTACGGCCTGTCAGCACACAGCCTCCCCATCTTCTCGTGGTGGGGAGCGGGACGCCTCTCCTCCTCCCATGTACCCGGGGCACAGGACGTGACTGCACTGGACCAG GGGCTGcggggagagcagcagctcctgaccCGCTTCCAGGCCCTGGAGAAGCGTTTTGAGGCGCTGGAGGCTGCGGTGTCACgctgggagctgggggtggCCGGGGGTGAATCCCCACCCACAGGAGACATGTTGGGCCTGCTGGAGGGGCTGCTGGGCCGCCGCCAGGCCAGCATGGAGGAGCGTCTGCGCAGCAACATGGCTGGGCACCTCCAG GGTGAGCTGGATGCCCTGCGGACGCAGCTGCAGGCCGATATGGACAAGCGTCTGGGGAAGATGGCACAGGCCTCACAG GAGATGGAGGCCCGGCTTCGGGATCTGAATGTGGAGTGGCAGAG GTCggtgcaggaggagctgcagggccatTGGCAGCGGGCGATgggtgagctgcagcaggaggtgtcAGCGCTGAGAagggagctggcagggctgcactcagAGCAGGAGGCCATGAGCAAGCACCTGGAGGCCGTGCTGGAACAGATCAAGGCAACACGGGCTGAT GTGGAAGCACAGATGCCAGCATGGATCAGCCGCTTCCTGGCACAGTCACGGCAGGATGACGGCACGGCCGGACTGCTGCTCCAGCGGGAGGACTTACAGGCAGAGCTGCGCGCCCTGGAGCTCCGGATCCTCACCCAAATGAGGGAGGAACGTGGGCTGGCAGCACGGGACAGCATTGGTGTGGCCTTGCGGCAGGGGGGAGCTGGAGGGGTGACAGAAGAG CAAGTGCACCTCATCGTGGACCAAGCACTGAAGCGCTACAGTGAGGATCGTGTCGGGATGGTCGACTACGCCCTGGAGTCAGCAG GGGCCAGCGTCATCAACACCCGCTGCTCTGAAACCTATGAGACAaagacagcactgctgagcttgTTTGGGATCCCTCTGTGGTACCACTCGCAGTCCCCACGCGTCATCCTGCAG CCAGATGTCAACCCCGGGAACTGCTGGGCCTTCCGTGGATCCCAGGGCTTTGCTGTCATCCGTCTCTCCAGCCTCATCCGGCCCACAGCTGTGACACTGGAGCACGTCCCCAAAGCACTGTCACCCCAGGGAACTATCCCCAGTGCCCCTAAGGACTTCTCTGTCTAC GGTCTGAAAGAGGAGCGAGAGGAGGAGGGCCTTCTCCTGGGGCACTTCACCTACAACCAGGATGGTGACCCCATCCAAACATTCTACTTTGAG GGTGACGACGTGGGCACCTTCCAGCTGGTGGAGCTGCGCGTGCTGAGCAACTGGGGCCACCCAGAGTACACCTGCATCTACCGCTTCCGCGTGCACGGGGAGCCGGCGCTCTGA
- the GTPBP1 gene encoding GTP-binding protein 1 isoform X2, translated as MAAAERSRSPTGGSPVPACMFAPEPGSPGGRPRLAAAACSLRSSFEAEDGEALNGEPEIDLTSKLVMVSPTSEQYDSLLRQMSERIDEGCGETIYVIGQGSDGTEYGLSEADMEASYATLKSMAEQIEADVILLREHQEAGGKVQDYLVRKRVGDNDFLEVRVAVVGNVDAGKSTLLGVLTHGELDNGRGFARQKLFRHKHEIESGRTSSVGNDILGFDSEGNVVNKPDSHGGSLEWTKICEKSTKVITFIDLAGHEKYLKTTVFGMTGHLPDFCMLMVGSNAGIVGMTKEHLGLALALNVPVFVVVTKIDMCPANILQETLKLLQRLLKSPGCRKIPVLVQSKDDVIVTASNFSSERMCPIFQISNVTGENLDLLKMFLNLLSPRTSYREEEPAEFQIDDTYSVPGVGTVVSGTTLRGLIKLNDTLLLGPDPLGNFLPIAVKSIHRKRMPVKEVRGGQTASFALKKIKRSSIRKGMVMVSPRLNPQASWEFEAEILVLHHPTTISPRYQAMVHCGSIRQTATILSMDKDCLRTGDKATVHFRFIKTPEYLHIDQRLVFREGRTKAVGTITKLLQTTNNSPMNSKPQQIKMQSTKKGALTKREDGVPPVGMATGGPLVGDEPPSTAAAPPTPTALQPSSKVGGGGRRRGGQRHKVKSQGACVTPASGC; from the exons atggcggcggcggagcggagcCGCTCCCCGACGGGGGGCTCCCCAGTGCCGGCCTGCATGTTCGCCCCGGAGCCCGGCTCTCCGGGCGGCAGGCCTCGCTTGGCGGCAGCCGCCTGCTCCTTGCGCTCTTCTTTCGAGGCGGAGGACGGCGAGGCGCTCAACGGAGAGCCCGAGATCGATCTCACCAGCAAG CTGGTGATGGTGAGCCCGACCTCAGAGCAGTACGACAGTTTGCTGCGGCAGATGTCGGAGAGGATCGATGAGGGATGCGGGGAGACCATCTATGTCATCGGGCAGGGATCAG ATGGAACCGAATACGGTCTGAGCGAGGCAGACATGGAAGCATCCTATGCCACACTGAAGAGCATGGCTGAACAGATCGAGGCTGATGTGATCCTCCTGCGGGAGCACCAAGAGGCAGGGGGCAAGGTGCAGGACTACCTGGTTCGGAAACGTGTGGGTGACAACGACTTCCTGGAGGTCAG GGTAGCAGTGGTTGGCAATGTGGATGCAGGAAAGAGCACCTTGCTGGGTGTCCTGACACACGGTGAGCTCGACAACGGAAGAGGCTTTGCTCGGCAAAAGCTTTTCCGCCATAAGCATGAGATTGAGTCAGGCCGCACCAGCAGCGTGGGCAATGACATCCTGGGCTTCGACAGTGAGGGCAACGTGGTGAACAAGCCCGACAGCCACGGTGGCAGCTTGGAATGGACAAAGATCTGCGAGAAATCCACCAAGGTCATTACTTTCATTGACCTGGCTGGTCACGAAAAATACCTGAAAACCACCGTCTTTGGCATGACCGGCCATTTACCTGACTTCTGCATGCTTATG GTTGGCAGTAACGCTGGGATTGTGGGAATGACCAAGGAGCACTTGGGCCTGGCACTTGCACTCAATGTTCCTGTCTTTGTTGTGGTGACCAAGATAGACATGTGCCCAGCCAATATCCTCCAAG AAACCCTGAAGCTGTTACAGCGACTGCTGAAGTCCCCAGGGTGCAGGAAGATTCCCGTGCTGGTTCAGAGCAAGGATGATGTCATTGTAACAGCCTCCAACTTCAGCTCAGAGAG GATGTGTCCAATTTTCCAGATTTCGAATGTCACTGGGGAGAACCTAGATTTGCTGAAGATGTTTCTTAATCTCTTGTCTCCACGGACCAGTTACAGGGAAGAAGAACCAGCAGAATTTCAGATAGATGATACTTACTCTGTCCCG GGTGTAGGAACGGTTGTGTCTGGGACGACACTGAGAGGCCTAATCAAGCTGAATGACACCTTGCTGCTGGGGCCGGATCCACTTGGCAACTTCCTGCCTATTGCTGTCAAATCCATCCACCGCAAGAGAATGCCTGTCAAAGAAGTGCGGGGAGGCCAGACCGCCTCCTTTGCTTTGAAGAAG atcaAGCGTTCTTCTATCCGGAAAGGAATGGTAATGGTGTCACCCCGCCTGAATCCGCAAGCATCGTGGGAGTTTGAAGCAGAGATTCTGGTGCTCCATCACCCCACCACCATCAGCCCACGATATCAGGCCATGG TGCATTGTGGCAGCATCCGTCAGACAGCCACAATTCTCAGCATGGACAAGGACTGCCTGCGGACAGGGGACAAAGCTACAGTGCACTTTCGCTTCATCAAAACCCCAGAGTATCTGCATATAGACCAGCGCCTGGTCTTCCGTGAAGGCCGTACCAAAGCTGTGGGTACCATCACTAAG TTACTCCAGACCACCAATAACTCCCCAATGAACTCCAAGCCACAGCAGATCAAGATGCAGTCAACAAAGAAGGGAGCTCTTACAAAACGAGAGGATGGTGTTCCTCCAGTTGGGATGGCAACTGGGGGCCCACTGGTGGGGGATGAGCCCCCTTcaacagctgcagcaccacCAACACCGACTGCCCTGCAGCCATCG TCAAAAGTTGGAGGAGGAGGCCGGCGACGAGGAGGTCAGCGCCATAAAGTGAAGTCTCAAGGAGCCTGTGTGACTCCTGCCAGCGGCTGCTAA
- the GTPBP1 gene encoding GTP-binding protein 1 isoform X3 has protein sequence MVSPTSEQYDSLLRQMSERIDEGCGETIYVIGQGSDGTEYGLSEADMEASYATLKSMAEQIEADVILLREHQEAGGKVQDYLVRKRVGDNDFLEVRVAVVGNVDAGKSTLLGVLTHGELDNGRGFARQKLFRHKHEIESGRTSSVGNDILGFDSEGNVVNKPDSHGGSLEWTKICEKSTKVITFIDLAGHEKYLKTTVFGMTGHLPDFCMLMVGSNAGIVGMTKEHLGLALALNVPVFVVVTKIDMCPANILQETLKLLQRLLKSPGCRKIPVLVQSKDDVIVTASNFSSERMCPIFQISNVTGENLDLLKMFLNLLSPRTSYREEEPAEFQIDDTYSVPGVGTVVSGTTLRGLIKLNDTLLLGPDPLGNFLPIAVKSIHRKRMPVKEVRGGQTASFALKKIKRSSIRKGMVMVSPRLNPQASWEFEAEILVLHHPTTISPRYQAMVHCGSIRQTATILSMDKDCLRTGDKATVHFRFIKTPEYLHIDQRLVFREGRTKAVGTITKLLQTTNNSPMNSKPQQIKMQSTKKGALTKREDGVPPVGMATGGPLVGDEPPSTAAAPPTPTALQPSPALDEEPHIREGNKSKVGGGGRRRGGQRHKVKSQGACVTPASGC, from the exons ATGGTGAGCCCGACCTCAGAGCAGTACGACAGTTTGCTGCGGCAGATGTCGGAGAGGATCGATGAGGGATGCGGGGAGACCATCTATGTCATCGGGCAGGGATCAG ATGGAACCGAATACGGTCTGAGCGAGGCAGACATGGAAGCATCCTATGCCACACTGAAGAGCATGGCTGAACAGATCGAGGCTGATGTGATCCTCCTGCGGGAGCACCAAGAGGCAGGGGGCAAGGTGCAGGACTACCTGGTTCGGAAACGTGTGGGTGACAACGACTTCCTGGAGGTCAG GGTAGCAGTGGTTGGCAATGTGGATGCAGGAAAGAGCACCTTGCTGGGTGTCCTGACACACGGTGAGCTCGACAACGGAAGAGGCTTTGCTCGGCAAAAGCTTTTCCGCCATAAGCATGAGATTGAGTCAGGCCGCACCAGCAGCGTGGGCAATGACATCCTGGGCTTCGACAGTGAGGGCAACGTGGTGAACAAGCCCGACAGCCACGGTGGCAGCTTGGAATGGACAAAGATCTGCGAGAAATCCACCAAGGTCATTACTTTCATTGACCTGGCTGGTCACGAAAAATACCTGAAAACCACCGTCTTTGGCATGACCGGCCATTTACCTGACTTCTGCATGCTTATG GTTGGCAGTAACGCTGGGATTGTGGGAATGACCAAGGAGCACTTGGGCCTGGCACTTGCACTCAATGTTCCTGTCTTTGTTGTGGTGACCAAGATAGACATGTGCCCAGCCAATATCCTCCAAG AAACCCTGAAGCTGTTACAGCGACTGCTGAAGTCCCCAGGGTGCAGGAAGATTCCCGTGCTGGTTCAGAGCAAGGATGATGTCATTGTAACAGCCTCCAACTTCAGCTCAGAGAG GATGTGTCCAATTTTCCAGATTTCGAATGTCACTGGGGAGAACCTAGATTTGCTGAAGATGTTTCTTAATCTCTTGTCTCCACGGACCAGTTACAGGGAAGAAGAACCAGCAGAATTTCAGATAGATGATACTTACTCTGTCCCG GGTGTAGGAACGGTTGTGTCTGGGACGACACTGAGAGGCCTAATCAAGCTGAATGACACCTTGCTGCTGGGGCCGGATCCACTTGGCAACTTCCTGCCTATTGCTGTCAAATCCATCCACCGCAAGAGAATGCCTGTCAAAGAAGTGCGGGGAGGCCAGACCGCCTCCTTTGCTTTGAAGAAG atcaAGCGTTCTTCTATCCGGAAAGGAATGGTAATGGTGTCACCCCGCCTGAATCCGCAAGCATCGTGGGAGTTTGAAGCAGAGATTCTGGTGCTCCATCACCCCACCACCATCAGCCCACGATATCAGGCCATGG TGCATTGTGGCAGCATCCGTCAGACAGCCACAATTCTCAGCATGGACAAGGACTGCCTGCGGACAGGGGACAAAGCTACAGTGCACTTTCGCTTCATCAAAACCCCAGAGTATCTGCATATAGACCAGCGCCTGGTCTTCCGTGAAGGCCGTACCAAAGCTGTGGGTACCATCACTAAG TTACTCCAGACCACCAATAACTCCCCAATGAACTCCAAGCCACAGCAGATCAAGATGCAGTCAACAAAGAAGGGAGCTCTTACAAAACGAGAGGATGGTGTTCCTCCAGTTGGGATGGCAACTGGGGGCCCACTGGTGGGGGATGAGCCCCCTTcaacagctgcagcaccacCAACACCGACTGCCCTGCAGCCATCG CCTGCACTGGATGAAGAGCCCCACATCCGTGAGGGCAACAAG TCAAAAGTTGGAGGAGGAGGCCGGCGACGAGGAGGTCAGCGCCATAAAGTGAAGTCTCAAGGAGCCTGTGTGACTCCTGCCAGCGGCTGCTAA